In Holophagales bacterium, one DNA window encodes the following:
- a CDS encoding RNA polymerase sigma factor: MSADPIPLAERDDEWLVAQCREPGNEAAFAELVRRYREPVFRLAVSLLGQELAPEAEEVAQEVMLRVHHALRTFRGEAKVGSWIYRIAFNQALNLKARARFRKVHVSEQVLVESPSPERGPYDRLAESARRRAVHDCVGELPEVYQSALRLHYWMGASMGEIAVLLDVPENTVKSYLHRARRLLQAMLLERGCDAR; encoded by the coding sequence GTGAGCGCTGACCCGATCCCGCTCGCCGAGCGCGACGACGAGTGGCTCGTCGCGCAATGCCGCGAGCCGGGAAACGAAGCGGCCTTTGCCGAGCTCGTCCGGCGCTACCGCGAGCCGGTCTTCCGGCTCGCCGTCTCGCTGCTCGGCCAGGAGCTCGCCCCGGAGGCCGAGGAGGTCGCCCAGGAGGTCATGCTGCGCGTCCACCATGCGCTGCGCACCTTCCGCGGCGAGGCGAAGGTCGGCTCGTGGATCTACCGCATCGCCTTCAATCAGGCGCTCAACCTCAAGGCGCGCGCCCGGTTTCGCAAGGTTCACGTGAGCGAGCAGGTGCTGGTCGAGTCCCCGTCGCCGGAGCGCGGTCCGTACGATCGTCTGGCGGAGTCGGCCCGACGGCGGGCGGTGCACGACTGCGTCGGTGAGCTGCCGGAGGTCTACCAGTCGGCGCTGCGCCTGCACTATTGGATGGGAGCGAGCATGGGCGAGATCGCCGTGCTGCTCGACGTGCCCGAGAACACCGTGAAGTCCTATCTCCACCGCGCCAGGCGACTGCTGCAGGCGATGCTCCTCGAGCGAGGTTGCGATGCAAGATGA
- a CDS encoding DNA alkylation repair protein, with product MESARVAALVARLQEALDGAASVATRRWWEAYLKGAIAFRGVGIPRIRTEVAAWRVAHGIDAWRVADQLALALRLFEEPLAEDKLAGILFLQEFLVDRVSWRDAFARYETLYRRRLIADWNTCDWFCVRVLGPTVAAHGGPCAAALATWSGSADLWQARSSVVGFVKGIAEREHHPLVLRSCAVLIQREERFAKTAVGWVLRDLGQHDAAAALAFVEAHLPHFSTESLRNALKHAPATTRERLLGELAAGRRAAASASKPNRAKRSRP from the coding sequence TTGGAGAGCGCGCGAGTCGCCGCGCTCGTCGCCCGCCTGCAAGAGGCGCTCGACGGCGCGGCATCGGTGGCGACGCGACGCTGGTGGGAGGCGTACCTCAAGGGCGCCATCGCCTTCCGCGGCGTCGGCATCCCGCGCATCCGCACGGAGGTCGCCGCGTGGCGCGTCGCTCACGGCATCGACGCGTGGCGCGTCGCCGATCAGCTCGCTCTCGCCCTGCGGCTCTTCGAGGAGCCGCTCGCCGAGGACAAGCTCGCCGGCATCCTTTTCCTGCAGGAGTTCCTGGTCGACCGCGTCTCCTGGCGCGACGCCTTCGCGCGTTACGAGACGCTCTACCGGCGCCGGCTGATCGCCGACTGGAACACCTGTGACTGGTTCTGCGTGCGCGTCCTCGGCCCGACGGTCGCCGCCCACGGCGGACCCTGCGCCGCGGCGCTCGCGACGTGGAGCGGTTCGGCCGATCTCTGGCAGGCTCGCTCCTCGGTCGTCGGCTTCGTCAAGGGGATCGCCGAGCGGGAGCACCACCCGCTGGTGCTGCGCTCCTGCGCGGTCCTGATCCAGCGCGAGGAACGCTTCGCCAAGACTGCCGTCGGCTGGGTCCTGCGCGACCTGGGGCAGCACGATGCCGCCGCGGCGCTCGCCTTCGTCGAGGCGCACCTGCCGCACTTCTCGACCGAGAGCCTGCGCAACGCGCTCAAGCACGCGCCCGCGACGACGCGCGAGCGGCTGCTCGGCGAGCTCGCCGCCGGGCGTCGAGCGGCGGCTTCCGCGTCGAAGCCGAACCGCGCCAAGAGGAGCCGCCCGTGA
- a CDS encoding SDR family oxidoreductase: MEIAGKVALVTGASRGIGAAIARALGQEAVRVAVNYHQSEAKALVVVDEIRAAGGQALAVRADARHPEQLQAMAERVKAELGPIGILVLNASIGFPVKGFLEYPWEAFEAKLNGELAAAFHGCRAVVPQMLEAKEGSIVAISSSLARHPGWGFCAHSAAKAGLEGLVRALALELGPAGIRVNAVAPGLTLTDATSFLPEEAKRAVAGHTPLRRVALAEDMAEAVLGVLKAGFVTGVTVPVNGGLQVN; the protein is encoded by the coding sequence ATGGAGATTGCAGGGAAGGTCGCACTCGTCACCGGCGCGAGCCGCGGGATCGGCGCTGCCATCGCGCGGGCGCTGGGCCAGGAGGCGGTTCGCGTCGCGGTGAACTATCACCAGTCCGAAGCCAAGGCCCTCGTCGTGGTCGACGAGATCCGTGCCGCCGGCGGGCAGGCGCTCGCGGTGCGGGCCGATGCGCGCCACCCGGAGCAGCTCCAGGCGATGGCCGAGCGGGTGAAGGCCGAGCTCGGCCCGATCGGCATCCTGGTGCTGAACGCCTCGATCGGCTTTCCCGTGAAGGGATTCCTGGAGTACCCCTGGGAGGCCTTCGAGGCGAAGCTCAACGGCGAGCTGGCGGCAGCGTTTCACGGCTGCCGGGCCGTCGTGCCGCAGATGCTCGAGGCGAAGGAAGGCAGCATCGTGGCGATCTCCAGCAGCCTGGCGCGCCACCCGGGCTGGGGCTTCTGCGCCCACAGCGCCGCCAAGGCGGGGCTCGAGGGTCTCGTGCGCGCCCTGGCGCTTGAGCTCGGCCCCGCGGGCATCCGCGTCAATGCGGTCGCTCCCGGGCTGACGCTCACCGATGCGACCTCGTTCCTGCCGGAGGAGGCGAAACGCGCGGTCGCCGGGCACACGCCGCTGCGCCGTGTCGCGCTCGCCGAGGACATGGCCGAGGCCGTGCTCGGGGTGCTGAAGGCCGGATTCGTCACCGGTGTCACGGTGCCCGTCAACGGCGGGCTGCAGGTCAACTGA
- a CDS encoding NADAR family protein: MRDEQRLDDLRARFNAGEKLKFIFFWSHESAGRGVDASCFSQWYTAPFELDGERYATAEHFMMAEKARLFGDEGVRRRILAAPHPGAAKALGRQVQGFDEATWNRHRFATVVRANEAKFAQHAELRRFLAETHARVLVEASPLDRIWGIGLAHDDERARDPNLWPGLNLLGFALMQVRAGFAA; this comes from the coding sequence ATGCGCGACGAACAACGGCTCGACGACCTCCGTGCCCGCTTCAACGCCGGGGAGAAGCTGAAGTTCATCTTCTTCTGGAGCCACGAGAGCGCCGGCCGCGGCGTCGACGCCTCCTGTTTCAGCCAGTGGTACACCGCCCCGTTCGAACTCGACGGGGAGCGCTATGCGACGGCGGAGCACTTCATGATGGCCGAGAAGGCGCGGCTCTTCGGCGACGAGGGGGTGCGCCGCCGCATCCTCGCGGCTCCTCATCCGGGCGCAGCCAAGGCGCTCGGGCGGCAGGTGCAGGGCTTCGACGAGGCGACCTGGAACCGCCATCGTTTCGCCACCGTCGTCCGCGCCAACGAGGCCAAGTTCGCCCAGCACGCCGAGCTCCGGCGCTTTCTCGCAGAGACGCATGCCCGCGTCCTCGTCGAGGCCAGTCCGCTCGACCGGATCTGGGGGATCGGCCTCGCCCACGACGACGAGCGCGCCCGCGACCCGAACCTCTGGCCCGGCCTCAACCTCCTCGGCTTCGCCCTGATGCAGGTCCGCGCCGGCTTCGCCGCCTGA
- a CDS encoding DUF1801 domain-containing protein: MTESKESEGPSASELISQRIAELGDWRGATLARMRALIQAADPEVVEEWKWMGTPVWSHDGILCTGESYRKVVKLTFAKGASLDDPAHLFNSSLDGNVRRAIDLHEGDEVDESAFKALVRQAVALNGAGKSKSARKAKP; encoded by the coding sequence ATGACCGAGTCCAAAGAGAGCGAGGGCCCGTCGGCGTCGGAGCTCATTTCGCAGCGGATCGCCGAGCTCGGGGATTGGCGCGGGGCGACGCTCGCCCGGATGCGCGCGCTCATCCAGGCGGCCGACCCGGAGGTGGTCGAGGAGTGGAAGTGGATGGGCACGCCGGTCTGGTCGCACGACGGCATCCTCTGCACCGGCGAGTCCTACAGGAAGGTCGTCAAGCTCACCTTCGCCAAGGGCGCGTCGCTCGACGATCCGGCACACCTCTTCAACTCGAGCCTCGACGGCAACGTGCGCCGCGCGATCGACCTCCACGAGGGCGACGAGGTGGACGAGTCGGCGTTCAAGGCACTCGTTCGCCAGGCGGTCGCGTTGAACGGCGCGGGCAAGTCGAAGTCGGCGAGGAAGGCGAAGCCCTGA
- a CDS encoding EFR1 family ferrodoxin (N-terminal region resembles flavodoxins. C-terminal ferrodoxin region binds two 4Fe-4S clusters.) has protein sequence MPGLSGIALWLAAVVLLAKGYRIAGMRPIDMPSNWLSIHPSLRSKAVVAISDRCEAITRRFAARLASGGTDYRALLDLVQDLLIAPVSLAYSLVGRFVFAKSFYASAACNACGSCQTRCPVRAIETVRGRPFWTFRCESCMRCMNECPARAIETGHGYLAALIFLVEAYLADWTWTALTGRLDLGTGGALVGWTRFAFDNLLLLAALAVTYRLIHRIGRLPGLQWLLVSTSLTRYRFWGRYRLTKILKQAKRAGSAG, from the coding sequence ATGCCCGGGCTGAGCGGCATCGCGCTGTGGCTCGCCGCGGTGGTCCTCCTTGCCAAGGGCTACCGGATCGCCGGCATGCGGCCGATCGACATGCCGTCGAACTGGCTGTCGATCCACCCGAGCCTGCGGTCGAAGGCGGTCGTGGCGATCAGCGACCGCTGCGAGGCGATCACCCGGCGCTTCGCCGCGCGCCTCGCCTCCGGGGGCACCGACTACCGCGCGCTTCTCGACCTCGTCCAGGACCTGCTCATCGCGCCGGTCAGCCTGGCCTACTCCCTCGTCGGCCGCTTCGTCTTCGCCAAGTCGTTCTACGCCAGCGCGGCGTGCAACGCCTGCGGCAGCTGCCAGACGCGCTGCCCGGTGCGGGCGATCGAGACGGTGCGCGGCCGACCGTTCTGGACCTTCCGCTGCGAGAGCTGCATGCGCTGCATGAACGAGTGCCCGGCGCGGGCGATCGAGACCGGACACGGCTACCTCGCCGCGCTGATCTTTCTCGTCGAGGCCTACCTCGCGGACTGGACCTGGACGGCGCTGACGGGAAGGCTCGATCTCGGTACCGGCGGCGCGCTCGTGGGGTGGACCCGTTTCGCCTTCGACAACCTCCTCCTTCTCGCGGCCCTGGCCGTGACCTACCGGTTGATCCACCGCATCGGACGACTCCCCGGGCTTCAGTGGCTCCTCGTTTCGACCTCGCTCACGCGGTACCGGTTCTGGGGTCGCTACCGGCTGACGAAGATCCTGAAGCAGGCGAAGCGGGCGGGGAGCGCGGGGTAG
- a CDS encoding VOC family protein, with protein MRTSPLRSSSCQRASRTRLTLTLVAWAIAGTVEGRARAAEPDASARISTSVMLARSEVRAGHLETAGALLTIARGLAGDGELAASDRAALELAEAELVYTRAFLVGPPYDAAVDALRAALRRAEQSGDCGLVAEAQDLLALALDSRGKPSSDAAEARALLESALATRRATGRACDTAETLFHLGLVHEHRNPATTSDLAQARAHYEEALAVATSAECLYEASFAERHLAGLAADRGDLTAARRGFERSLALRRAAGAALVIAPALTALADVLAEQGQDLQARALYEEAIETAQRIGSPRFEKAAMVGLNQLTSRALPPLVTASFAALSVSDVDRLAAWYTQLLGFSVEIDRRPASGGPKAMLLSRDGARLELLEFPTAKSRQGWGLDAEAHELHGILKIGFVVADLDALYATAQSRQLTLFFPLVTPEGSSLRTFGLLDPDGNIVQIFGK; from the coding sequence GTGCGAACATCACCGCTACGCAGCTCGTCGTGTCAGCGCGCCTCGCGAACCCGGCTTACGCTGACGCTCGTCGCCTGGGCGATCGCCGGCACGGTGGAAGGTCGTGCCCGAGCGGCGGAACCGGACGCCTCCGCCAGGATCTCCACGAGCGTGATGCTGGCGCGGTCCGAAGTGCGGGCCGGGCATCTGGAGACGGCGGGGGCATTGCTGACGATCGCTCGCGGGCTCGCCGGGGACGGCGAGCTCGCGGCGAGCGATCGAGCGGCCCTCGAGCTCGCCGAGGCCGAGCTCGTCTACACCCGCGCCTTCCTGGTCGGTCCGCCGTACGACGCTGCCGTCGACGCTCTGCGAGCGGCTCTCCGTCGCGCCGAGCAATCCGGCGATTGCGGGCTCGTCGCCGAGGCGCAGGACCTCCTCGCCCTGGCGCTCGACTCGCGCGGCAAGCCGAGCTCCGACGCGGCGGAGGCGCGCGCCCTCCTCGAGAGCGCGCTCGCCACCCGCCGCGCCACGGGAAGAGCATGCGACACTGCCGAGACGCTCTTCCACCTCGGCCTGGTTCACGAGCATCGCAACCCAGCGACGACGAGCGACCTCGCGCAGGCGCGTGCGCACTACGAGGAGGCGTTGGCCGTCGCGACGTCGGCAGAATGCCTCTACGAGGCGTCGTTCGCCGAGCGCCACCTCGCCGGGCTCGCGGCGGACCGCGGAGACCTCACCGCGGCTCGCCGCGGCTTCGAACGCTCGCTCGCCTTGCGGCGCGCGGCTGGCGCTGCCCTCGTCATCGCTCCTGCCCTCACGGCACTCGCCGACGTCCTTGCCGAGCAGGGCCAGGACCTTCAGGCGCGGGCGCTCTACGAGGAGGCGATCGAGACCGCACAGCGCATCGGCTCGCCACGCTTCGAGAAGGCGGCGATGGTGGGGCTGAACCAGCTCACGAGCCGCGCACTTCCACCGCTCGTCACCGCGTCGTTCGCGGCCCTGTCGGTGAGCGACGTCGATCGCCTCGCCGCCTGGTACACACAGCTCCTCGGCTTCAGCGTGGAGATCGACCGGCGGCCGGCCTCGGGAGGGCCGAAGGCGATGCTGCTGTCGCGCGACGGCGCTCGGCTCGAGCTCCTCGAATTCCCCACCGCGAAGTCCCGCCAGGGCTGGGGGCTCGACGCTGAAGCCCACGAGCTTCACGGCATCCTGAAGATCGGCTTCGTCGTCGCGGACCTCGATGCGCTCTACGCCACGGCGCAGTCGCGGCAACTGACCCTCTTCTTCCCTCTCGTCACCCCGGAGGGGTCAAGCCTCCGCACCTTCGGCCTGCTCGACCCGGACGGGAACATCGTCCAGATCTTCGGCAAGTAA
- a CDS encoding SRPBCC family protein, translated as MPPQTIRLHRVLKAPPARVYRAFLDPDAMAKWLPPHGFTGKVHAIDAVVGGAYRMSFTNFSTGHSHHFGGRYLELVEGERLRYTDAFDDPALPGEMLTTVTLRAVFCGTELTVVQEGVPEMIPAEACYLGWQESLSMLAQLVEPEIPDQG; from the coding sequence ATGCCGCCTCAGACGATCCGCCTCCACCGCGTGCTCAAGGCCCCGCCGGCGCGCGTCTACCGCGCCTTCCTCGACCCCGACGCGATGGCGAAGTGGCTGCCCCCGCACGGCTTCACCGGCAAGGTGCACGCCATCGACGCGGTGGTCGGCGGCGCCTACCGGATGTCGTTCACCAACTTCTCGACCGGACATTCCCACCACTTCGGGGGCCGCTACCTCGAGCTCGTCGAGGGCGAGCGCCTCCGTTACACCGACGCCTTCGACGACCCCGCGCTGCCCGGCGAGATGCTCACCACCGTGACCCTGCGCGCCGTCTTCTGCGGCACCGAGCTCACCGTCGTCCAGGAAGGCGTGCCCGAGATGATCCCCGCCGAAGCCTGTTACCTCGGTTGGCAGGAGTCGCTTTCCATGCTCGCCCAGCTCGTCGAGCCGGAGATCCCGGACCAGGGCTGA
- a CDS encoding cupin domain-containing protein, whose amino-acid sequence MEAIDLAAKLATFSGHWQPRVVGQFNGHDLLVAKVQGEFVWHRHEETDDFFLVLAGRLTLRLRDGEVSLGPGEIFVVPRGVEHCPFAEEETHLLLIERAGTPNTGDPATAAPRREI is encoded by the coding sequence ATGGAGGCGATCGACCTCGCCGCGAAGCTCGCGACGTTCTCCGGACACTGGCAGCCGCGCGTCGTCGGGCAGTTCAACGGCCACGACCTGCTCGTCGCCAAGGTCCAGGGCGAGTTCGTCTGGCATCGCCACGAAGAGACCGACGACTTCTTCCTCGTGCTCGCCGGGCGCCTCACCCTGCGCCTGCGCGACGGCGAGGTGAGCCTCGGCCCCGGAGAGATCTTCGTCGTGCCGCGCGGTGTCGAGCACTGTCCGTTCGCCGAGGAGGAGACGCACCTCCTGCTCATCGAACGCGCCGGCACGCCGAACACGGGCGACCCGGCGACCGCCGCGCCCCGGCGGGAGATCTGA
- the blaOXA gene encoding class D beta-lactamase, translating into MPVRTVLHSVVAAGLLSLVAPAASPASAPPSPSASAAWQERADWAPFFAPVGGRGTIVVLDERTGARLVFNEERARRRLLPASTFKIPHALIALDAGVVRDEFEVFRWDGTPQPIESWNRDQDLRSSMRNSTVWVYQRFARAIGEAGERAALERLGYGNADVSGGVDRFWLDGGLRISAHEQVEFLRRLYRNELPFKVEHQRLVKDVMIVEAGRDWILRAKTGWAARLETQHGWWVGWVERGAPNAGAVFFALNIDMPHGADDAPRREAIARAVLRSLGALPAE; encoded by the coding sequence ATGCCCGTCCGAACGGTCCTCCACTCCGTCGTCGCCGCCGGCCTGCTGTCGCTCGTTGCGCCGGCCGCGAGCCCGGCGAGCGCTCCGCCTTCGCCGAGTGCGTCGGCGGCCTGGCAGGAGCGCGCCGACTGGGCGCCGTTCTTCGCGCCGGTCGGTGGGCGCGGCACGATCGTCGTCCTCGACGAGCGCACCGGCGCGCGGCTGGTCTTCAACGAGGAGCGAGCGCGCCGGCGCCTGCTGCCGGCATCGACCTTCAAGATCCCGCACGCCCTCATCGCGCTCGACGCCGGGGTGGTGCGCGACGAGTTCGAGGTTTTCCGCTGGGACGGTACGCCGCAGCCGATCGAGTCGTGGAACCGCGACCAGGACCTGCGCTCGTCGATGCGCAACTCGACGGTCTGGGTCTACCAGCGCTTCGCCCGGGCGATCGGCGAGGCCGGCGAGCGCGCGGCGCTCGAGCGGCTCGGCTACGGCAACGCCGACGTCTCCGGCGGCGTCGACCGCTTCTGGCTCGACGGCGGTCTGCGCATCTCGGCGCACGAGCAGGTCGAGTTCCTGCGTCGCCTCTACCGCAACGAGCTGCCGTTCAAGGTCGAGCACCAGCGGCTGGTCAAGGACGTGATGATCGTCGAGGCCGGACGCGACTGGATCCTGCGCGCCAAGACCGGCTGGGCCGCCCGCCTCGAGACGCAGCACGGCTGGTGGGTCGGCTGGGTCGAGCGCGGTGCCCCGAACGCCGGCGCGGTCTTCTTCGCGCTCAACATCGACATGCCGCACGGTGCCGACGATGCCCCGCGGCGCGAGGCGATCGCCCGCGCCGTGCTGCGTTCGCTCGGCGCGCTGCCGGCGGAGTAG
- a CDS encoding LamG domain-containing protein, protein MLPLGATAGSSLSFEGNGVGQIDRVKILVDDPATALPGPPVDVGATDFTLEIWLRGRAAENPAAAVVCGDNDNWIVGHVVLDRDRFSARPKFGLSIAGGKLVFGIPGADGFDKRTFCSTSTVLDSHWHHVAVTRRRSDGFVRLFVDGALQASGDGPDGDLSYADDDLPSAPGEPWCPVGVPGVCEESDPFLGLGAEKHDAGATFPSFAGRIDEVRLSTAERYTVPFARPAAPFVADGATAALSTLDEGSGDVVGDSSGAVGGPSPGVLAFGGSPRHSDPLFRESRRRLDEACGSR, encoded by the coding sequence GTGCTGCCGCTCGGCGCCACGGCCGGCAGCTCGCTGTCGTTCGAGGGCAACGGCGTCGGGCAGATCGACCGGGTCAAGATCCTCGTTGACGACCCGGCGACCGCGCTGCCCGGACCCCCTGTCGACGTGGGCGCGACCGACTTCACGCTCGAGATCTGGCTGCGCGGGCGCGCCGCCGAGAACCCGGCCGCGGCCGTCGTCTGCGGCGACAACGACAACTGGATCGTCGGCCACGTCGTGCTCGACCGGGACCGCTTCAGCGCCCGCCCGAAGTTCGGTCTCTCGATCGCCGGCGGCAAGCTGGTCTTCGGTATCCCCGGTGCCGACGGGTTCGACAAGCGCACCTTCTGCAGCACCTCGACGGTGCTCGACAGCCACTGGCATCACGTCGCGGTCACCCGGAGGCGCAGCGACGGTTTCGTCCGGCTCTTCGTCGACGGCGCCCTCCAGGCTTCGGGCGACGGCCCCGATGGGGACCTCTCCTACGCCGACGACGACCTGCCCTCGGCACCGGGCGAGCCCTGGTGCCCCGTCGGCGTTCCCGGCGTCTGCGAGGAGAGCGATCCCTTCCTGGGGCTCGGCGCCGAGAAGCACGATGCGGGGGCGACCTTCCCGTCGTTCGCCGGGCGGATCGACGAGGTACGGCTCTCGACGGCCGAGCGCTACACGGTGCCGTTCGCTCGTCCCGCCGCTCCGTTCGTCGCCGACGGTGCGACGGCCGCGCTCTCCACGCTCGACGAGGGGTCCGGAGATGTCGTCGGCGACAGCTCGGGTGCGGTCGGCGGCCCCAGCCCGGGCGTGCTCGCCTTCGGCGGCTCGCCGCGCCACTCGGACCCTCTCTTTCGTGAATCACGCCGTCGCCTCGACGAGGCGTGCGGGTCGCGCTAG
- the hoxE gene encoding bidirectional hydrogenase complex protein HoxE — MSTEVPPSSHPSGDKRFKLLDVAIKRHQFRQDALIELLHAAQELFGYLDNDVLIYVGRALKVPLARVFGVATFYNFFQLKPPGEHACVVCLGTACYVKGAGQILAAIERSHGIKAGETTADGRLSLVTARCIGACGLAPAVVFDGEMAGKIGPEQVLGRLSSWTDRHEQRSA; from the coding sequence ATGAGCACCGAAGTCCCCCCTTCATCCCATCCCAGCGGCGACAAGCGGTTCAAACTGCTCGACGTCGCCATCAAACGTCACCAGTTCCGCCAGGACGCCTTGATCGAGCTGCTGCATGCGGCACAGGAGCTGTTCGGCTATCTCGACAACGACGTCCTCATCTATGTCGGTCGCGCCCTGAAGGTGCCGTTGGCCCGCGTCTTCGGCGTCGCGACCTTCTACAACTTCTTCCAGCTCAAGCCGCCGGGCGAGCACGCCTGCGTCGTCTGCCTGGGGACGGCCTGCTACGTCAAGGGCGCCGGGCAGATCCTCGCCGCCATCGAACGGTCGCACGGCATCAAGGCCGGCGAGACCACCGCCGACGGCAGGCTCTCGCTCGTCACCGCGCGCTGCATCGGCGCCTGCGGCCTCGCTCCCGCCGTGGTGTTCGACGGCGAGATGGCGGGCAAGATCGGCCCCGAGCAGGTGCTCGGCCGCTTGAGCTCCTGGACGGATCGTCATGAGCAGCGAAGCGCGTAA
- a CDS encoding NAD(P)H-dependent oxidoreductase subunit E, with protein sequence MSSEARKEIQDKELAAQGARRCRVGLCGAASCLSSGAQAAREALVKELDVHKLAGEVQVYSTGCLGLCDAGPLMQVEEAGTRHLYQKVDADAARRITAEHLARHRPVTEQLVDADPFFAKQQRIVLAGSGRRDPERIESCVADGAYEALQKAVTEMTPLEVIQEVTASGLRGRGGGGYPTGLKWSTVFKAKGQRKFVICNADEGDPGAFMDRSVLEGDPHRVLEGMAIAAFAVGADQGYIYVRGEYPLAIQRLRTAIKQAERLEFLGGRVFDTGFSFRVDLRIGAGAFVCGEETALIASIEGGRGTPRPRPPYPAQSGLWGQPTLINNVETFASIAEIVQRGGAWYAGIGTPKSKGTKVFALAGTINRTGLIEVPMGITLREIIFEIGGGIPNGKAFKAAQTGGPSGGCIPAEFLDLPVDYESLAGVGSIMGSGGLIVMDESSCMVEVAKYFMDFCREESCGKCIPCRTGTVQMHGLLDKITRGEAGPHDLELLEQLCTLVKDTSLCGLGASAPNPVLSTLRYFRDEYLAHIVEKRCPAGVCAIGR encoded by the coding sequence ATGAGCAGCGAAGCGCGTAAGGAGATCCAGGACAAGGAGCTCGCCGCCCAGGGGGCGCGGCGTTGCCGCGTCGGCCTCTGCGGCGCCGCGAGCTGCCTCTCTTCCGGCGCCCAGGCGGCCCGCGAGGCGCTGGTCAAGGAGCTCGACGTCCACAAGCTGGCGGGCGAGGTGCAGGTCTACTCCACCGGCTGCCTCGGCCTCTGCGACGCCGGACCGCTGATGCAGGTCGAGGAGGCGGGGACCCGCCACCTCTACCAGAAGGTGGACGCCGACGCGGCGAGACGCATCACCGCCGAGCATCTGGCACGCCACCGGCCGGTCACCGAGCAGCTCGTCGATGCCGACCCCTTCTTCGCCAAGCAGCAGCGCATCGTGCTCGCCGGCTCCGGCCGGCGCGACCCGGAACGCATCGAGAGCTGCGTCGCCGACGGTGCCTACGAGGCGTTGCAGAAGGCGGTCACCGAGATGACGCCGCTCGAGGTGATCCAGGAGGTCACGGCCTCGGGCCTGCGCGGGCGCGGCGGCGGCGGCTACCCGACCGGCCTGAAGTGGAGCACCGTCTTCAAGGCGAAAGGACAGCGCAAGTTCGTCATCTGCAACGCCGACGAGGGCGACCCCGGGGCGTTCATGGACCGCAGCGTGCTCGAGGGCGACCCGCATCGCGTGCTCGAAGGGATGGCGATCGCCGCCTTCGCCGTGGGCGCCGACCAGGGCTACATCTACGTGCGCGGCGAGTACCCGCTCGCCATCCAGCGGCTGCGCACGGCGATCAAGCAGGCCGAGCGCCTCGAGTTCCTCGGCGGCCGGGTCTTCGACACCGGCTTCTCCTTCCGCGTCGACCTGCGCATCGGCGCCGGGGCGTTCGTCTGCGGCGAGGAGACGGCGCTGATCGCCTCGATCGAGGGCGGTCGCGGCACGCCGCGCCCGCGCCCGCCGTACCCGGCGCAGTCGGGGCTCTGGGGTCAGCCGACGCTGATCAACAACGTCGAGACCTTCGCCTCGATCGCCGAGATCGTCCAGCGCGGCGGCGCCTGGTATGCCGGAATCGGCACGCCGAAGAGCAAGGGCACCAAGGTCTTCGCCCTCGCCGGGACGATCAACCGCACCGGCCTCATCGAAGTGCCGATGGGCATCACGCTGCGCGAGATCATCTTCGAGATCGGTGGCGGCATCCCGAACGGCAAGGCGTTCAAGGCGGCACAGACCGGCGGGCCGTCGGGCGGCTGCATCCCGGCCGAGTTCCTCGACCTGCCGGTCGACTACGAGTCGCTCGCCGGCGTCGGCTCGATCATGGGATCGGGCGGCCTCATCGTCATGGACGAGAGCTCGTGCATGGTCGAGGTCGCCAAGTACTTCATGGACTTCTGTCGCGAGGAGTCGTGCGGCAAGTGCATCCCCTGCCGCACCGGCACGGTGCAGATGCACGGCCTGCTCGACAAGATCACCCGCGGCGAGGCGGGACCGCACGACCTCGAGCTGCTCGAGCAGCTCTGCACCCTGGTCAAGGACACCAGCCTCTGCGGGCTCGGCGCCTCGGCGCCGAACCCGGTGCTGTCGACCTTGCGCTACTTCCGCGACGAGTACCTCGCCCACATCGTCGAGAAGCGCTGCCCGGCCGGGGTCTGCGCCATCGGGCGCTAG